One Gadus morhua chromosome 1, gadMor3.0, whole genome shotgun sequence DNA segment encodes these proteins:
- the LOC115551222 gene encoding amphoterin-induced protein 3 produces the protein MSSRPRPGLALLLLCFLLPGSEQICPSVCMCTADTLSCASSGLSRLPRNMPSSPLTLDLSFNHMSMLVPRGFASMPRLETLRITHNQLTSLGPDVFYNASGLRHLDLSSNKLRVMEQHYFQGLWRLEELVLFNNQITQVEGATLNGLRSLKKVYFSLNQITDFPFFSIREHSHPFLTMLDLSSNRLATLPWEDVKALPGTVQRGLFLHNNTLLCDCSMYGMFWHWEMKGFDSLKDFYEDYMCTVRGDSRSIIHFLRQRRVFQNCTVGKSQSLQATVLLSNLVIFEGERASMDCYTSLGTKDPWYVWLTPGQGYMNQSATNDSLISVFANGTLEIPAARLNDSGLYVCTAVDQQQMVNATREFNLTVVRPPAETFSTGYTTLLGCAVTTVLILMYLYLTPCQCGCCSPPGPPADPVSIYSPVAYSGVPPAGGPEEQVLQRVQSRRVAFLEPLMIEQNQNGRTKGNETTLPVQWCWDNAVMNETAFLDGVLKV, from the coding sequence ATGAGCTCCAGGCCACGCCCGGGCctcgctctgctgctgctctgcttcCTCCTGCCggggtccgaacagatctgcccctccgtgtgcatgtgcaccGCGGACACGCTGAGCTGCGCCTCCAGCGGCCTCAGCCGGCTCCCTCGCAACATGCCGTCCTCCCCGCTCACCTTGGACCTCAGCTTCAACCATATGAGCATGCTGGTGCCCAGAGGCTTCGCCAGCATGCCCAGGCTGGAGACCCTGCGGATCACCCACAATCAGCTCACCTCGCTGGGTCCCGACGTCTTCTACAACGCCTCGGGCCTGCGCCACCTGGACCTGTCCTCCAACAAGCTGCGTGTGATGGAGCAGCACTACTTCCAGGGCCTGTGGCGGCTGGAAGAGCTGGTCCTCTTCAACAACCAGATCACCCAGGTGGAGGGCGCCACGCTCAACGGGCTGAGAAGCCTAAAGAAGGTCTACTTCAGCCTCAACCAGATCACAGACTTCCCATTCTTCTCCATCCGGGAGCACAGTCACCCCTTCCTGACCATGCTGGACCTCTCGTCCAATCGGCTGGCCACACTGCCGTGGGAGGACGTGAAGGCCCTGCCCGGGACGGTGCAGCGGGGGCTCTTCCTCCACAACAACACGCTGCTGTGCGACTGCTCCATGTACGGCATGTTCTGGCACTGGGAGATGAAGGGCTTCGACTCCCTGAAGGACTTCTACGAGGACTACATGTGCACGGTGCGTGGCGACTCCCGCTCCATCATCCACTTCCTCCGGCAAAGGCGCGTCTTCCAGAACTGCACCGTGGGCAAGTCGCAGTCCCTGCAGGCGACCGTCCTGCTCTCCAACCTGGTGATATTCGAGGGGGAGCGGGCGAGTATGGACTGCTACACGTCCCTCGGCACCAAGGACCCCTGGTACGTGTGGCTCACCCCCGGCCAGGGCTACATGAACCAAAGCGCCACTAACGACAGCCTCATCAGCGTGTTCGCCAACGGCACCCTGGAGATCCCGGCGGCCAGGCTCAACGACTCGGGCCTGTACGTGTGCACGGCGGTGGACCAGCAGCAGATGGTGAACGCCACGCGCGAGTTCAACCTGACGGTGGTGCGGCCGCCGGCCGAGACCTTCAGCACGGGCTACACCACGCTGCTGGGCTGCGCCGTGACCACCGTGCTCATCCTCATGTACCTCTACCTGACGCCGTGCCAGTGCGGCTGCTGCAGCCCGCCGGGCCCCCCCGCCGACCCCGTCTCCATCTACAGCCCGGTGGCGTACAGCGGCGTGCCCCCCGCGGGCGGCCCGGAGGAGCAGGTGCTGCAGCGGGTGCAGAGCCGGCGCGTGGCGTTCCTGGAGCCGCTGATGATCGAGCAGAACCAGAACGGGCGCACCAAGGGGAACGAGACCACGC